Proteins encoded within one genomic window of Pygocentrus nattereri isolate fPygNat1 chromosome 9, fPygNat1.pri, whole genome shotgun sequence:
- the LOC108438082 gene encoding E3 ubiquitin/ISG15 ligase TRIM25-like, whose amino-acid sequence MSQPSGILEQELSCAICLQLYNDPVSLPCGHSYCLACVQTSQKSDLPGGQPRCPECRQEYDGLESLLRNFKLCGIVEGYRKAMSAGGFKMGKSVVPCDQCLDGTEPAVKTCLHCETSLCQGHLKKHQERHRSKSHALVEPLPDQDQRKCPDHRQELEFLCLEDRSFLCNECVIEGKHRNHEVQTFEAAKSDLKRVLEGLEKATHDRLQMTEALLRRSQETVRNPETSVDMLAAKATSLLDSLAVQITAYKERMRLLIEDEIRECNKTWQASVAAMREYQHQLSNAQRSASELLSSSPADFIFLQLYINLEPQLRQAANVTIPSLPAPQPTNTKRLRASLSTDTFRSELTQELQNLHSLMNPLDLSFNPATLHNSLILSMDLLTVKYWSGAKPSHSNGDQNERFTTAVQVMCSQGFAQGVHVWTVQLGPHCMWSVGLCYASIPRKGDHSKLGHNTLSWRLQWKNKKLTACYDSISTNVGDGSAVPPKRLEVALDYDGGSLAFYSITAKGRKLHLHTFRAAFKETVYPAFGLHSTSGESWITLMNTAI is encoded by the exons ATGAGCCAGCCGAGTGGAATTCTGGAGCAGGAACTGAGCTGTGCTATTTGTCTTCAGTTGTACAATGATCCGGTGTCCTTGCCTTGTGGACACAGCTACTGCTTGGCCTGTGTTCAGACCAGCCAGAAGTCAGACCTACCTGGGGGTCAACCACGCTGCCCAGAGTGCAGACAGGAGTACGATGGCTTGGAGAGTTTGCTCAGAAACTTCAAACTATGTGGAATTGTGGAAGGTTACCGCAAGGCCATGTCTGCTGGTGGCTTTAAAATGGGTAAATCAGTGGTGCCATGTGACCAGTGCTTGGATGGAACAGAACCTGCTGTGAAGACATGCCTTCACTGTGAGACCTCTCTGTGTCAGGGTCATTTAAAAAAGCACCAAGAACGCCACAGGTCCAAAAGTCATGCCCTTGTAGAGCCACTGCCTGACCAGGACCAGAGGAAATGTCCAGATCACAGACAAGAGCTCGAGTTTCTGTGCTTGGAGGACCGCAGTTTTCTCTGCAATGAGTGCGTAATTGAAGGAAAGCACAGAAACCATGAAGtccagacatttgaagctgcTAAGAGTGACCTGAAGCGAGTGTTGGAAGGGCTGGAGAAGGCCACCCATGACCGCCTCCAAATGACTGAAGCTCTGCTCAGGAGGTCTCAGGAGACTGTCAGAAACCCAGAGACAAGTGTAGATATGCTAGCAGCCAAGGCTACATCACTGCTGGACAGCTTGGCAGTACAAATCACTGCTTACAAG GAGCGTATGAGATTGCTTATAGAAGATGAAATACGTGAGTGCAATAAAACCTGGCAGGCGAGCGTGGCTGCCATGAGGGAATACCAGCACCAGCTTAGCAATGCCCAGCGCTCCGCTAGCGAGTTACTATCCTCTTCCCCTGCCGACTTCATCTTCCTGCAGCTGTACATTAACCTGGAGCCACAGCTACGTCAGGCAGCTAACGTGACCATCCCGAGCCTTCCTGCGCCTCAACCAACCAACACCAAGCGGCTTCGGGCTAGCCTTAGCACAGACACCTTCAGATCAGAGCTGACCCAGGAACTCCAGAATCTCCACAGCTTGATGAATCCGCTGGACCTTAGCTTCAATCCTGCTACACTACATAACAGTCTTATTCTATCCATGGATTTACTGACTGTGAAGTACTGGAGTGGAGCGAAACCCAGTCATAGCAACGGAGACCAAAACGAACGCTTCACTACCGCAGTGCAGGTCATGTGTTCCCAAGGGTTTGCACAAGGCGTCCACGTGTGGACAGTACAGCTAGGTCCACACTGCATGTGGTCAGTTGGGCTTTGTTATGCTAGCATTCCCCGCAAAGGTGACCACAGCAAGCTTGGGCACAACACCCTCTCCTGGAGGCTGCAGTGGAAAAACAAGAAGTTGACAGCGTGCTATGATTCCATCAGCACCAACGTGGGTGATGGGTCTGCAGTGCCACCCAAAAGGCTGGAGGTGGCGTTAGATTATGACGGAGGCTCTCTAGCTTTCTATAGCATTACAGCTAAAGGGAGGAAGCTGCATCTACACACGTTTAGAGCTGCGTTCAAGGAGACTGTGTATCCTGCATTTGGGCTGCACTCGACCAGTGGCGAGTCTTGGATCACGCTGATGAATACAGCCATATAA